A region of Maniola jurtina chromosome 7, ilManJurt1.1, whole genome shotgun sequence DNA encodes the following proteins:
- the LOC123866632 gene encoding flocculation protein FLO11-like — protein sequence MFSKHILVVLGCVIAGILAAPADLPPEKLQPTVIPIVAQSEELEPNGTYKFSYETGNGIMREETAYEKILPRARDANSSEGGEDDEGDSNEIHVQRGSYSYTAPDGTLISVSYIADENGFQPIGDHLPRSPVLVPASNSVEKSGRALKIADSSESASAPAEVKVDEPIESAKKETKPEAAPAAISEETKSVPVDEAKPESAPVPVDEAKTESIPASLIKNNKPESISTPTVEQIETTSLPAAVDQEAKSDTDGSTTEQAAEAKSTLTETGLQTTEPTSTVAEASTTEVSEATSANVEVSTEAASTTVSAQSTTESEQTSTASPDQASISIPQSTASNEESEQLSSTSAPESASSGGVVGPSISTEAVDQSSMEEVRQSSTNAPESTSTEKSSSATTA from the exons atgttttcaaaacatATTCTAGTCGTATTGGGTTGCGTTATTGCAGGAATACTTGCCGCGCCAGCAGATCTTCCCCCGGAAAAGTTGCAACCCACTGTTATCCCGATAGTGGCACAATCTGAGGAGTTGGAGCCCAATGGAACTTATAAATTCAG CTATGAGACTGGCAACGGCATCATGCGTGAGGAAACTGCGTACGAAAAAATATTACCCAGGGCACGTGATGCAAACAGCAGTGAAGGGGGTGAAGATGATGAAGGTGACAGCAATGAGATTCATGTACAGCGCGGTTCTTACTCCTATACAGCCCCAGATGGAACTCTTATTAGTGTGAG TTACATTGCCGATGAAAATGGATTCCAGCCAATTGGTGATCACCTTCCAAGATCTCCAGTTTTAGTTCCAGCTTCAAATTCAGTTGAGAAATCAGGTCGAGCCTTAAAAATAGCCGACAGTTCAGAATCTGCATCAGCTCCAGCTGAAGTTAAAGTAGATGAACCTATTGAGTCTGCTAAAAAAGAAACTAAACCAGAGGCTGCCCCTGCTGCAATATCTGAAGAAACAAAATCTGTACCAGTTGATGAAGCAAAACCCGAGTCTGCACCCGTTCCAGTTGATGAAGCTAAGACTGAATCTATTCCTGCGtcacttattaaaaataataagccAGAGTCCATTTCTACTCCTACTGTAGAACAAATTGAGACCACCTCTTTACCCGCCGCAGTTGACCAGGAAGCTAAGTCTGACACGGACGGGTCAACTACTGAACAAGCTGCAGAAGCTAAATCAACGTTGACTGAGACTGGACTACAAACAACAGAACCAACATCTACTGTTGCAGAAGCCAGTACAACTGAAGTTAGTGAAGCAACATCAGCGAATGTAGAAGTGAGTACTGAAGCAGCTTCAACAACGGTGTCTGCTCAGTCGACAACTGAGTCTGAGCAAACGTCCACTGCTTCACCAGATCAGGCTTCTATATCTATACCACAATCAACTGCTTCCAATGAAGAATCTGAACAGTTATCTTCTACTTCAGCTCCTGAGTCAGCGAGTTCAGGAGGAGTCGTTGGACCATCAATATCTACGGAAGCTGTTGATCAGTCTTCTATGGAAGAGGTTAGACAATCTTCAACAAATGCCCCTGAATCTACTTCTACTGAAAAGTCAAGCTCAGCTACCACAGCTTAA
- the LOC123866633 gene encoding uncharacterized protein LOC123866633 has product MQVIGKLLLLLFLVTGTISEQQNGVEPGNISPEVSRSFLNYNHPPLFALDATDPEEIEVRKVRDTTENSDNPITNNPLQSEKDRGSNIKSRTYVESSLPEKIPVAVIYDEQPTPRDNSKSNSTVVKLKRRKQPKNARPSNSENKPQVITEEKKVIPEITEVVTEKNPSTSPSPRTVVPKTFTKRPPEYNPVFKKSGQRDPAVKIIEETNFVFSHSGNFHYSFEGGDGTKVSSQGELKSFDNNKTGEAVVGSVFYKDDEGNDVNLSYTADENGYRPHGAHLPTPPPIPPAIARALEYLATATTPEPVTKPTRKD; this is encoded by the exons atgCAAGTCATAGGAaagcttttacttttattatttttggttaCAGGGACAATAAGTGAACAGCAAAATGGCGTAGAACCCGGAAATATCTCACCAGAAGTGAGCAGATCCTTCCTAAATTATAATCACCCTCCTCTGTTTGCTTTGGATGCCACTGATCCAGAAGAAATAGAAGTCAGAAAAGTACGTGATACTACAGAAAATTCTGATAACCCTATAACAAATAACCCATTACAATCCGAAAAAGATAGGGGCAGTAACATAAAAAGTAGGACTTATGTGGAAAGCTCACTTCCTGAAAAAATACCTGTAGCGGTAATATATGACGAACAACCTACACCGCGTGACAACAGTAAATCAAATAGCACTGTTGTAAAACTAAAGAGACGTAAACAACCCAAAAATGCACGGCCTTCAAATAGTGAAAACAAGCCTCAAGTAATCACTGAAGAAAAGAAAGTTATACCTGAAATTACTGAAGTGGTAACAGAAAAAAATCCAAGTACATCACCATCTCCAAGAACTGTTGTGCCAAAAACATTTACTAAAAGACCACCTGAATACAACCCTGTTTTCAAAAAGAGTGGACAACGTGATCCTGCGGTTAAAATAATAGAAGAGACAAATTTTGTTTTCTCACACAGCGGAAACTTTCACTACag ttttgAAGGTGGAGATGGTACAAAAGTGTCGAGTCAAGGCGAACTGAAATCTTTTGACAACAATAAAACCGGTGAAGCAGTTGTTGGTAGTGTCTTCTATAAA GATGACGAGGGAAATGACGTCAATCTGTCTTACACTGCAGATGAAAACGGATATAGGCCTCACGGCGCTCATCTCCCAACTCCTCCCCCGATTCCGCCGGCAATAGCTCGAGCTCTCGAATACCTTGCCACGGCCACAACACCGGAGCCTGTTACAAAGCCCACTAGAAAGGACtag
- the LOC123866636 gene encoding endocuticle structural glycoprotein ABD-4-like: protein MRVLILFAVVAIAASAPQKPADQVIAILKQEFDQQADGSYVYSYETENGIKADETGTLKKASSPDSNDVIVAQGAFSYTAPDGTVISLNYVADDENGFRPEGAHLPTPPPIPPAIQKALDYLATLPPPPPSRS, encoded by the exons ATG AGGGTCTTAATTCTTTTTGCCGTGGTAGCGATAGCGGCTTCAGCGCCACAAAAGCCTGCAGATCAAGTTATTGCTATCCTCAAACAAGAATTTGATCAACAAGCCGATGGATCTTATGTCTACag CTACGAAACAGAAAACGGCATCAAAGCAGACGAAACCGGCACGCTGAAGAAGGCCAGTAGTCCAGACAGCAATGACGTAATAGTAGCCCAGGGTGCGTTCAGTTACACAGCACCAGATGGTACTGTCATCAGTCTCAACTATGTAGCAGATGATGAAAATGGATTCAGACCtgag gGTGCGCATTTACCTACACCGCCACCAATACCACCGGCAATTCAAAAGGCACTTGACTATCTCGCGACTCTACCTCCTCCACCACCTTCAAGAAGTTAG